The following are encoded in a window of Psychrobacter sp. P11F6 genomic DNA:
- a CDS encoding S8 family peptidase has translation MARDSNFLIGSGEKLISQAVIKSGGGPKNRPYSFQEAKERIFGQLERVINNIAELPEIAKPNDEAIISVTLHPRYVSKSDHPQNFFEAQNLIAVGSKPKHVKPDNWGTKKVPDDESLTDIYYIKSSIFNLENFLNNIGDLTENELNKTICYFEQLDIDSSTEKFQGDITDYEDEENILIECVLHNGASEIVLAGFFNYLATLDDSIKYNFGKARSVGQLGFVPIITDAKNLDSIGKFSFLRAFRKMPDLRPFRPSLTRDMNDCIYELPTSVLFDNIRAVVFDGGLPDSFDLPDYINYEEMDGIGQPTDDFLQHGLAVTSAYLFGHINSSDSLSPISNVTHVRVLGEKHLNPVTMDDINLYDVVDNIVDYMEREQPDLVNISLGPNCSVDDNEVTYWTAKLDGYVAENDVLITVAAGNNGDCSSLGSLNRIQIPSDGVNILSVGAANSSNGVWERASYSAMGPGRNPGVIKPDIIAFGGSNQEFFKVLDLYNGNLVLNKQQGTSFAAPLVMRHAAFIKGNFGTNVSNMALKAILIHQSEMNSFTHQEVGWGKCHDDINYAVTCNDDEVTVIYQDVLAVGSFTRLPLPIKDIKLQGRVSIKSTIVSKTDVDPEYAAAYTKKGFEAVFRPHDDSFSEENSEHPKAKSFFPNDKASRTSEHTMKSQGAKWECVRKAEVRFMATSLSNPVFDLTSHHRDKGQDESDKQPIEFVCVITIKCESVSDLYNEVVRNYRGILNPLTPQQTIQISI, from the coding sequence ATGGCTAGAGATAGTAACTTTTTAATTGGAAGTGGAGAGAAATTAATCTCTCAAGCAGTTATTAAAAGTGGTGGTGGACCTAAAAATCGCCCTTACAGCTTTCAAGAAGCTAAAGAAAGAATTTTTGGTCAGTTAGAGAGAGTTATTAATAATATAGCTGAACTTCCAGAGATAGCCAAGCCCAATGATGAAGCTATTATTTCTGTGACTTTACATCCAAGATATGTATCGAAAAGTGATCATCCTCAAAATTTCTTTGAAGCTCAAAATCTCATAGCAGTTGGAAGTAAGCCCAAGCACGTTAAACCTGATAATTGGGGTACTAAAAAAGTACCTGATGATGAGTCTTTGACAGATATATATTATATAAAATCATCAATTTTTAATCTCGAAAACTTCTTAAATAATATTGGTGATTTAACTGAAAATGAGTTAAATAAGACGATTTGTTATTTTGAGCAACTAGATATAGACTCTAGTACAGAGAAGTTTCAAGGTGATATTACTGATTATGAAGATGAAGAAAATATCTTAATAGAATGTGTTCTCCATAATGGCGCATCAGAAATTGTATTGGCCGGATTTTTTAATTACTTAGCAACTCTAGACGATAGTATTAAATATAATTTTGGTAAGGCTCGATCCGTTGGTCAGTTAGGCTTTGTACCAATAATTACCGATGCAAAAAATCTAGATAGCATTGGTAAGTTTAGTTTTCTAAGAGCGTTTAGAAAAATGCCTGATTTAAGACCCTTTCGTCCTTCATTAACGAGAGATATGAACGATTGTATATATGAACTACCTACCAGTGTACTATTTGATAATATTAGAGCCGTAGTGTTTGATGGTGGGTTACCAGACAGTTTTGATTTGCCTGACTATATTAATTATGAAGAAATGGATGGGATTGGACAACCTACCGATGATTTTCTTCAGCATGGTTTAGCTGTTACAAGTGCTTATTTATTTGGTCACATAAACAGCTCAGATAGTCTAAGCCCGATTTCAAATGTAACTCATGTCCGTGTTCTTGGAGAAAAACATCTTAATCCTGTCACTATGGATGATATTAACCTATACGATGTAGTTGATAATATTGTTGACTACATGGAAAGAGAACAACCTGATTTAGTAAATATTAGCTTAGGTCCGAATTGTTCCGTGGATGATAATGAAGTTACTTACTGGACTGCAAAACTCGACGGATATGTTGCTGAAAACGATGTGTTAATAACAGTTGCAGCTGGTAATAATGGTGACTGTTCTAGTCTTGGTAGTTTAAATAGAATTCAAATTCCATCAGATGGTGTAAATATATTAAGTGTTGGAGCTGCAAACTCATCAAATGGTGTCTGGGAAAGAGCTTCCTATAGCGCTATGGGTCCAGGTAGAAATCCTGGAGTAATTAAGCCTGATATTATTGCCTTTGGTGGAAGTAACCAAGAGTTTTTTAAAGTTCTTGATCTCTATAATGGTAACCTAGTCCTTAATAAACAACAGGGGACGAGTTTTGCTGCACCTCTAGTAATGAGACATGCTGCATTTATTAAAGGAAATTTTGGTACTAATGTATCAAATATGGCATTAAAAGCAATATTAATACATCAGTCGGAGATGAATAGCTTTACTCATCAAGAAGTGGGCTGGGGCAAATGTCATGATGATATTAATTATGCTGTTACATGTAACGATGATGAAGTAACAGTTATTTATCAAGATGTTTTGGCGGTTGGTTCCTTTACAAGACTGCCGTTGCCTATTAAAGACATTAAACTCCAGGGTAGAGTTTCTATAAAGAGCACGATCGTATCTAAAACTGATGTTGATCCTGAGTATGCGGCTGCTTATACTAAGAAAGGTTTTGAAGCTGTGTTTAGACCCCATGATGATAGTTTCAGCGAAGAAAATAGTGAACATCCCAAAGCGAAGTCTTTTTTCCCTAATGACAAGGCGTCTCGCACTAGTGAACATACAATGAAGTCTCAAGGTGCTAAATGGGAATGTGTTAGAAAAGCGGAAGTGAGATTCATGGCTACGTCACTATCTAATCCAGTATTTGACTTAACTAGTCACCACAGAGATAAAGGTCAAGATGAAAGTGATAAACAGCCGATAGAGTTCGTTTGTGTAATAACTATCAAGTGTGAAAGTGTGAGCGATTTATACAACGAAGTAGTGAGAAACTACCGAGGTATTTTAAATCCATTAACACCTCAGCAAACTATTCAAATTAGTATCTAA